In Leptolyngbya sp. KIOST-1, one DNA window encodes the following:
- a CDS encoding YbaB/EbfC family nucleoid-associated protein: MSQGQGFGFGLGKMKELTEAFKKAQQIQEGAKQLQEELEQMEIEGESGGGLVKVTMSGNQEPKGVTIAPEALNEGAEVLSDLVAAAMKDAYEKSTATMRDRMELLTGGLNLPGL, from the coding sequence ATGTCACAAGGTCAAGGGTTTGGGTTTGGGTTAGGCAAGATGAAGGAGCTGACCGAAGCCTTCAAAAAAGCCCAGCAGATTCAAGAGGGGGCCAAGCAGCTGCAGGAAGAACTGGAGCAAATGGAGATTGAGGGCGAGTCGGGCGGCGGCCTGGTCAAGGTGACCATGAGCGGCAACCAGGAGCCCAAGGGCGTGACGATTGCCCCCGAAGCCCTCAACGAAGGGGCCGAGGTGCTCTCCGACCTGGTGGCGGCGGCGATGAAAGATGCCTACGAAAAATCGACGGCCACCATGCGCGATCGCATGGAGCTACTCACCGGCGGCCTCAACCTGCCCGGTCTCTAG
- a CDS encoding low molecular weight protein-tyrosine-phosphatase encodes MTTRLLFVCLGNICRSPSAENIMNYLIAQRQLGNRVVCDSAGTASYHVGSPPDRRMAQAARARGLELVGCARQFEVADFERFDHILAMDRQNYRDIVALDPASQHTEKVRLMCDFCRTHPDRDVPDPYYGGAEGFTYVIELLFDACEGFLDHIFDHPVVPSR; translated from the coding sequence ATGACCACTCGTCTTTTGTTCGTCTGCCTGGGCAACATCTGCAGATCGCCCTCAGCTGAAAACATCATGAATTACCTGATTGCTCAGCGGCAGCTGGGCAATCGAGTGGTGTGCGACTCGGCGGGCACCGCCAGCTACCATGTGGGCAGCCCTCCCGATCGCCGCATGGCTCAGGCCGCCAGGGCCAGAGGCCTTGAACTGGTGGGGTGCGCCCGCCAGTTCGAAGTTGCCGATTTCGAACGCTTCGACCACATTCTAGCCATGGACCGGCAGAACTACCGCGACATTGTGGCCCTCGACCCGGCCAGCCAGCACACCGAGAAGGTGCGGTTGATGTGTGACTTTTGCCGCACCCATCCCGATCGCGACGTGCCCGACCCCTACTACGGGGGGGCCGAAGGGTTCACCTACGTGATTGAACTGCTGTTCGATGCCTGTGAGGGGTTCCTCGATCACATCTTTGACCACCCGGTGGTACCCTCTCGCTAG
- a CDS encoding alpha/beta hydrolase, translated as MTLNSPAPRQPSIPFARSWRRRCLAWLLGLAGALATATPGQAAEALLVSYGILERSIPIADLERFATTGELTTQLQIYRRQLQITDDQLSQIREVLVTPASISAVGVAQFLYTEQGILLLEQVSRVVQTPVRQANVQALRGALILAAADPETGFTLLNVLKTYPTVAIRIDLAEGLAIAQEINQAILQSEAAFEQVQTLARQQAEANPVDVGALLQLIESERRYGIDLIQVVVPGLPRPALLYLPQVQPGGPPVPPGGFPLVVISHGLGGTRDSYSYLAEYLVTGGIAVATLEHPGSNDQQLYALLAGQSDAVVQDEEFLRRPRDVSLTLNALENLSRNPSVIQNQLDLSRVGVVGQSFGGYTALALAGASFDLARLAAACPPGTLSFNPSLLLQCQALRLGNPGNSLVDPRVRSIFVMNPVGSVLFGPTGYSQLDLPVMVVAGTADTVAPAFPEQIEPFSWLTTPDRYLLLISRGTHFSTIGDVVAGDQPLPIPPDIIGLRPELVWAYMQVLGLAYFKLTLEGDQRFRPALQAAFANAIQTDPYELSLISPLPIAPAAPPSDPAFEGDDPPAAPLAP; from the coding sequence GTGACGCTCAACAGTCCTGCCCCTCGGCAACCATCGATACCGTTTGCCCGATCGTGGCGGCGGCGCTGTTTGGCATGGCTGCTGGGGCTGGCGGGGGCGCTGGCAACGGCCACCCCCGGTCAGGCGGCAGAGGCGCTGCTGGTGTCCTACGGCATTCTGGAGCGCTCGATTCCGATCGCCGATCTGGAGCGGTTTGCCACCACCGGAGAGCTCACTACCCAGCTGCAGATCTACCGTCGGCAGCTCCAGATCACCGACGACCAGCTCAGCCAAATTCGCGAGGTTCTAGTCACCCCGGCCAGTATCAGCGCGGTGGGGGTGGCCCAGTTCCTCTACACCGAGCAGGGTATCCTGCTGCTGGAGCAGGTGAGCCGGGTGGTGCAAACGCCGGTGCGCCAGGCCAACGTGCAGGCGCTGCGGGGGGCGCTGATTCTGGCGGCGGCCGACCCTGAGACCGGCTTTACCCTGCTCAACGTGCTTAAAACCTACCCCACGGTTGCTATCCGCATCGATCTGGCCGAGGGACTGGCGATCGCCCAGGAGATCAATCAGGCCATTTTGCAGTCGGAGGCGGCCTTTGAGCAGGTGCAGACCCTGGCCCGCCAGCAGGCCGAGGCCAACCCGGTCGATGTGGGAGCCCTGCTACAGCTGATCGAGAGCGAGCGCCGGTATGGCATCGATTTAATTCAAGTGGTAGTGCCGGGGCTGCCTCGGCCGGCGCTGCTCTATCTGCCCCAGGTGCAGCCAGGCGGGCCGCCGGTACCGCCCGGCGGCTTTCCCTTGGTGGTCATTTCCCACGGACTGGGGGGCACCCGCGACAGCTACAGCTACCTGGCCGAATACCTGGTGACTGGGGGGATTGCCGTCGCTACCCTGGAGCACCCCGGCAGCAACGATCAGCAGCTCTACGCGCTGCTGGCGGGCCAGTCGGATGCGGTGGTGCAGGACGAAGAATTTTTGCGCCGTCCCCGCGATGTGTCGCTCACCCTCAACGCCCTGGAAAACCTCAGCCGCAACCCTTCTGTGATTCAAAATCAGCTCGACCTGAGCCGGGTGGGGGTGGTGGGGCAATCCTTTGGCGGCTACACGGCCCTGGCCCTGGCCGGAGCCAGCTTTGACCTGGCCAGGCTGGCGGCGGCCTGTCCCCCCGGCACCCTCTCCTTCAATCCCTCCCTGTTGCTCCAGTGTCAGGCCCTGCGCCTGGGCAACCCCGGCAACAGCTTAGTCGATCCCAGGGTGAGGTCAATCTTTGTCATGAATCCGGTGGGCAGCGTGCTGTTTGGGCCGACGGGGTACAGTCAGCTCGACCTGCCGGTGATGGTGGTGGCGGGCACCGCCGACACCGTGGCACCAGCGTTTCCAGAACAGATCGAACCCTTTAGCTGGCTGACCACCCCCGATCGCTACCTGCTGTTGATCAGCCGGGGTACCCACTTTTCCACCATCGGCGATGTGGTCGCAGGCGATCAGCCCCTGCCCATTCCTCCCGACATTATTGGGCTGCGCCCCGAGCTGGTGTGGGCCTACATGCAGGTGCTGGGGCTGGCCTACTTCAAGCTTACTCTGGAGGGCGACCAGCGGTTTCGCCCTGCCCTCCAGGCGGCCTTTGCCAACGCCATCCAAACAGATCCCTACGAGCTGAGCCTGATCAGCCCTCTCCCTATCGCCCCGGCAGCCCCCCCCTCGGACCCCGCGTTCGAGGGTGACGATCCCCCCGCTGCGCCCCTGGCTCCCTAG
- a CDS encoding ATP-dependent zinc protease: MSSGTVSAAIIGWREWVALPGLGVPAIKAKIDTGARSSALHAFDVERFEQAGRAMVRFQAHPLQRNDDYLITAVAVLLEEREVRNSGGQAELRPVIETQVQVGQAVWTIELTLTNRDEMGFRMLLGRQAVRRRYLVDPGRSYLQPLPVPPA, encoded by the coding sequence ATGAGTTCTGGCACTGTATCGGCTGCGATCATTGGCTGGCGAGAGTGGGTAGCCCTGCCGGGGCTGGGGGTTCCAGCGATCAAGGCCAAGATCGATACCGGCGCGCGATCGTCGGCGCTGCACGCCTTTGACGTGGAGCGGTTCGAGCAGGCAGGCCGCGCCATGGTGCGCTTTCAGGCCCACCCCCTGCAGCGCAACGACGACTACCTCATCACAGCGGTGGCGGTGCTGCTGGAAGAGCGTGAGGTGCGCAATTCGGGGGGGCAGGCAGAGCTGCGACCGGTGATCGAAACCCAGGTACAGGTGGGCCAGGCCGTCTGGACCATCGAGCTGACCCTGACCAATCGCGACGAGATGGGGTTTCGCATGCTGCTGGGGCGGCAGGCGGTGCGCCGTCGCTACCTGGTGGATCCGGGCCGATCGTACCTGCAGCCCCTGCCCGTCCCCCCCGCCTGA
- the rimK gene encoding 30S ribosomal protein S6--L-glutamate ligase: MKIAILSRDATLYSTRRLKQAGEERGHEMQVIDHLRCYMNITSHQPKVMYQSQPLVDIEAVIPRIGASNTFYGTAVVRQFEIMGVFTANTSMAISRSRDKLRSLQIMARRGIGLPVTGFAHSTKDIDGLVDIVGGAPLVIKLLEGTQGIGVVLAETQQAAKSVIEAFRGLDANILVQEFIKEAGGMDIRCFVIGDKVVAAMKRQGAPGEFRSNLHRGGSASRVRLTPEERSTAIRAAKAMGLRVAGVDLLRSNHGPVVMEVNSSPGLEGIEKATDIDVAGKIIDFVVKHAAPGKDRDRIKY; the protein is encoded by the coding sequence ATGAAGATTGCGATTTTATCCAGGGACGCCACCCTCTACTCAACCCGACGACTGAAACAGGCAGGGGAAGAGCGTGGCCACGAAATGCAGGTAATCGACCACCTGCGCTGCTACATGAATATCACCTCCCATCAGCCCAAGGTCATGTACCAGAGCCAGCCGCTGGTGGACATTGAGGCGGTGATCCCCCGGATTGGGGCATCGAACACGTTCTACGGTACGGCGGTGGTGCGGCAGTTTGAAATCATGGGGGTGTTTACCGCCAATACCTCAATGGCCATCTCGCGATCGCGCGACAAACTGCGATCGCTACAAATCATGGCTCGCCGGGGCATCGGCCTGCCGGTGACAGGCTTTGCCCACTCCACCAAGGACATCGACGGCCTGGTGGATATCGTTGGCGGTGCTCCCCTGGTGATCAAGCTGCTGGAAGGCACCCAGGGCATCGGCGTGGTGCTGGCCGAAACTCAGCAGGCGGCCAAGTCGGTGATCGAGGCCTTTCGCGGCCTCGACGCCAACATTCTGGTGCAGGAATTTATCAAAGAGGCGGGGGGCATGGACATCCGCTGCTTTGTGATCGGCGACAAGGTGGTGGCCGCCATGAAGCGCCAGGGAGCCCCCGGTGAGTTTCGATCCAACCTGCACCGGGGCGGCTCGGCCAGCCGGGTGCGCCTCACCCCCGAGGAGCGCAGCACCGCCATTCGCGCCGCCAAAGCCATGGGCCTGCGGGTGGCCGGGGTGGACCTGCTGCGCTCCAACCACGGTCCGGTGGTGATGGAGGTCAACTCATCCCCCGGCCTGGAGGGAATTGAAAAAGCCACCGATATCGATGTGGCAGGCAAGATCATCGACTTTGTGGTCAAACACGCGGCCCCCGGCAAAGACCGCGATCGCATTAAGTACTAG
- a CDS encoding HhoA/HhoB/HtrA family serine endopeptidase — translation MTRQASGRTSGQGSDQASGRKLRPGARSLALVLLGAGIATAGGQALSGLGQPTGAEAPTATPVFWDNGFWNSSEQAPPAANIQAQAPQSSGVNVAVAPSLSSPNLIADIVGRVEPSVVRIDAARTVQTSLPPMFQDPFFRQFFGNNLPAPQRQQVQRGVGSGFITSADGRIITNAHVVAGANEVQVTLSDGRTFRGRVVGADSVTDIAVIQIDAQNLPTVSISDSDRIRPGEWAIAIGNPLGLDSTVTAGIISATGRSSRQVGVPDKRVDFIQTDAAINPGNSGGPLLNLNGEVIGVNTAIIQGAQGLGFAIPINTVQRISAELIQNGRVEHAYLGIQMVNLTPELRQNINSNPNRSFSVDTDSGVLIGRVLPNSPAAQGGLREGDIITAVEGRPVTESIAVQQAVERSRVGQNLSLTLRRGGREQTVTVRPGNIPNQ, via the coding sequence ATGACAAGGCAGGCTTCTGGGCGTACCTCTGGGCAGGGCTCTGACCAGGCTTCTGGGCGTAAATTGCGGCCAGGGGCTCGGTCGCTGGCCCTGGTGCTCTTGGGTGCAGGAATAGCCACCGCTGGCGGGCAAGCCCTCAGCGGTCTGGGGCAGCCTACCGGGGCCGAGGCTCCCACCGCCACCCCCGTTTTTTGGGACAACGGCTTTTGGAATAGCAGTGAACAGGCTCCTCCGGCCGCCAACATTCAGGCCCAGGCTCCCCAGTCCAGCGGCGTTAATGTGGCTGTGGCCCCTTCGCTGTCTAGCCCCAACCTGATTGCCGACATTGTGGGGCGCGTAGAACCGTCGGTTGTGCGCATCGACGCTGCCCGTACGGTGCAGACCAGTCTGCCGCCCATGTTTCAGGACCCCTTCTTCCGCCAGTTCTTTGGCAACAACCTGCCGGCGCCCCAGCGGCAGCAGGTGCAGCGGGGCGTGGGCTCTGGGTTCATCACCTCCGCAGACGGCCGCATCATCACCAATGCCCACGTTGTGGCCGGAGCTAACGAGGTCCAGGTCACCCTGTCCGACGGGCGCACCTTCAGGGGTCGGGTGGTGGGTGCCGACTCGGTGACCGACATTGCCGTGATTCAAATCGATGCGCAGAACCTGCCCACGGTCTCGATCAGCGACTCCGACCGGATTCGGCCCGGGGAGTGGGCGATCGCCATTGGCAATCCCCTGGGCCTCGACAGCACCGTAACCGCCGGCATCATCAGCGCCACGGGGCGCTCCAGCCGCCAGGTGGGGGTGCCCGACAAGCGGGTCGACTTCATTCAAACCGATGCCGCCATCAACCCCGGCAACTCTGGAGGCCCGCTGCTCAACCTCAACGGCGAGGTAATCGGTGTCAACACCGCCATTATCCAGGGGGCTCAGGGGCTGGGCTTTGCCATTCCCATCAACACCGTGCAGCGCATCAGCGCCGAACTGATTCAGAATGGCCGGGTTGAGCACGCCTACCTGGGCATTCAAATGGTGAATCTGACCCCGGAGCTGCGCCAGAACATCAACAGCAACCCCAACCGATCCTTCTCTGTTGATACAGACTCTGGCGTCCTGATTGGGCGCGTTCTGCCCAACTCCCCGGCCGCTCAGGGGGGTCTGCGAGAGGGCGATATCATTACGGCGGTTGAGGGTCGCCCCGTGACTGAGAGCATTGCTGTTCAGCAGGCCGTGGAGCGCTCCCGGGTGGGACAAAACCTGTCCCTCACCCTGCGGCGCGGTGGTCGCGAGCAGACCGTCACGGTGCGTCCCGGCAACATCCCCAACCAGTAA
- a CDS encoding slr1659 superfamily regulator gives MIETEDYRVYYQAETATVVMEGFLRLDGIEAYQPVMDLLLAAAMEEACTVDLHQLEFLNSSGISMLSMFVVKVRDRGTTRLSFRGSEGILWQTRSLKNLKRLMPELHIEMLAAPNSSA, from the coding sequence ATGATTGAAACTGAAGACTACCGCGTGTACTACCAGGCAGAAACGGCCACTGTTGTAATGGAGGGGTTTCTGCGGCTGGACGGTATCGAGGCTTACCAACCCGTCATGGATCTGCTGCTGGCGGCGGCGATGGAGGAGGCCTGTACGGTTGACTTGCACCAGCTAGAGTTTCTCAACAGTTCGGGCATCAGCATGCTGTCGATGTTTGTGGTCAAGGTGCGCGATCGCGGCACCACCCGGCTCAGCTTTCGCGGCTCTGAGGGCATTCTCTGGCAGACGCGATCGCTCAAAAACCTGAAGCGACTGATGCCCGAACTGCACATTGAAATGCTGGCTGCCCCGAACAGTTCCGCCTGA